Proteins co-encoded in one Chitinophagales bacterium genomic window:
- a CDS encoding T9SS type A sorting domain-containing protein, which produces MTRILTFFCLTLLTCFQIAQADVTVTFNVNMNHTIVSPSGVFVAGGTIGGPGANQLTDPDMDGIYSGSVVVPDNAFVYYIFTNGNCGDYACKEIIEGQACSDPGNFNDRSFQAGTTDMVINTCFGVCSTTTSCPMVDVTFNVNMTGETVAASGVYVTGGAAFGQPGDIPLLDPDADGIYSTTLSLPTDFRDYYTFTNGLCPDYSCKEQVGGQLCANPGHFNDRDITVGAGDMTINTCFGFCSTDGTCPTTYSATFQVDMTKEGANPAGVFMGTSIDGWTGNIQMTDPDMDGIYSVTIDGLSNGFYEYKFINGPGFCCQESVPDACNVVLGSGFQNRGVTVFNGDVVIPPVCFNFCSQTCPETVDVTFRVNMALEDTNPAGVFMGSNLDGWSGNIAMTQLNNSDIWYVTIPLAPGAYEYKFINGPGFCCQESVPDACNVVLGSGFQNRGVTVSAGVSAISLPAVCYNTCDVCPRIGCMDPTAHNFNPRAEIQVDDANTFYWDDVKFTDLSSPYCDTEVKHLGIAAETASAINLTVNTVNATTMEVIIESANADPVDFLLVNGGSGATISPEDFSVPGQIRRTLTWGTPPANITLNILWSKASFGGNWQLSPGDITIPFGIDCSSVDSETTTSNYCETDVTHFGGDPGSLIHLTITNVDATTMEVIIESADADPVDLLIVNAGSGATVSAEDFSVPGQIRRTLTWGTPPPTNVSLNVLWSKVSFGGNWQLSQGDIMVPFAASCSPGGSGTATPDYCNTEVTHFAGDPPSRIRLTISNVDASTMEVIIESADADPVDLLIVNGGSGATISAEDFSVPGQIRRTLTWGTPPANVSLNLLWSKVSFGGNWQLGVGDITVPFDADCSSAGPIPLDLPLTFDDSNINYNLLDFAGAISQIVVDPTNPTNMVVETSKVAPALSFAGTIAGANGLATPIPFTANSTKMTVRVWSPSVGIPVLLKVENSANGGISSEVIAVTTVAKAWETLEFDFSNGAPALNTNNIYDKVVIFFDFGTTYTSSCETCYDGIQNGDETGIDCGGTNPNCIACTSIVVNQVIGISPYNALGTGSIFVTVTAGSPDCNLTYSWTGPGGYTASTEDATGITVAGDYTLTATGCNGNTASVTVPVTTRPTGRGRKASIVSDAIFNVTPNPFTQETLISFNVAIEGEVSLNVYDIAGRNIATLFNGSVEAEQNYQFQFGKNLPVGTYIAALTAASGDVRHIKLVLTH; this is translated from the coding sequence ATGACCAGAATTCTTACTTTTTTTTGCTTGACATTGCTCACCTGCTTCCAAATAGCACAAGCAGATGTGACTGTCACTTTCAATGTAAACATGAATCACACCATTGTCAGTCCTAGTGGTGTATTTGTAGCAGGCGGAACTATTGGAGGTCCAGGAGCCAATCAATTGACTGACCCCGATATGGACGGTATTTACAGTGGCTCGGTAGTCGTTCCAGATAATGCCTTTGTTTACTATATTTTCACCAATGGCAACTGTGGTGATTATGCCTGTAAAGAAATCATTGAAGGACAAGCTTGTAGCGACCCCGGCAACTTCAATGACCGTTCATTTCAAGCAGGTACAACTGATATGGTTATCAATACTTGTTTTGGTGTATGTTCCACCACCACAAGTTGCCCGATGGTAGATGTAACCTTCAATGTCAACATGACAGGCGAAACTGTAGCTGCAAGTGGAGTTTACGTTACTGGAGGAGCAGCCTTTGGACAGCCTGGCGATATTCCATTATTAGACCCAGATGCAGACGGCATTTACTCTACAACTCTAAGCCTTCCAACAGATTTTAGAGATTATTATACCTTCACCAATGGTCTTTGCCCAGATTACAGTTGTAAAGAGCAAGTCGGTGGACAGCTTTGTGCAAATCCTGGTCACTTCAATGACAGAGACATCACAGTAGGGGCAGGTGATATGACAATTAACACTTGCTTTGGATTCTGCTCAACGGATGGCACTTGTCCCACTACCTATTCTGCAACCTTCCAAGTTGATATGACCAAAGAAGGCGCAAACCCTGCGGGCGTTTTTATGGGTACGAGCATTGACGGATGGACAGGAAATATTCAAATGACCGATCCCGATATGGACGGTATTTACAGCGTTACTATTGACGGGTTATCCAATGGTTTTTACGAATACAAATTTATCAATGGCCCAGGTTTTTGCTGCCAAGAATCCGTTCCCGATGCCTGCAATGTTGTATTGGGAAGTGGTTTCCAAAACCGTGGCGTAACTGTTTTCAATGGAGATGTAGTCATTCCTCCCGTTTGCTTTAATTTCTGTTCTCAAACATGCCCTGAAACGGTAGATGTCACTTTCAGAGTCAATATGGCATTGGAAGACACCAACCCTGCAGGCGTTTTCATGGGTTCAAACCTCGATGGATGGAGTGGAAATATTGCAATGACCCAGTTGAATAATAGCGATATTTGGTATGTTACCATACCTTTGGCTCCTGGCGCTTACGAATACAAATTTATCAACGGCCCAGGTTTTTGCTGTCAAGAATCTGTTCCCGATGCCTGCAATGTTGTATTGGGAAGTGGTTTCCAAAACCGTGGTGTGACAGTTTCTGCTGGTGTTAGTGCGATATCGCTCCCTGCTGTATGTTACAACACTTGTGATGTTTGCCCAAGAATAGGTTGTATGGATCCAACTGCTCACAATTTCAACCCCAGAGCAGAAATACAAGTAGATGATGCCAATACTTTTTATTGGGATGATGTGAAATTTACAGATTTATCTTCTCCCTATTGTGATACAGAAGTAAAACACTTGGGTATCGCTGCTGAAACAGCATCTGCAATTAACTTAACCGTCAATACGGTGAATGCAACCACAATGGAAGTGATTATTGAATCAGCTAATGCAGATCCTGTTGATTTCTTATTGGTGAATGGAGGAAGTGGCGCAACTATTTCTCCTGAAGATTTCTCTGTACCTGGTCAAATAAGAAGAACATTGACATGGGGTACACCACCTGCTAATATAACTTTAAACATATTGTGGAGTAAGGCTTCATTTGGAGGAAACTGGCAGCTAAGCCCAGGAGATATCACTATTCCTTTTGGAATAGATTGCTCTTCTGTTGATTCTGAAACAACTACATCCAATTATTGTGAGACAGACGTAACACATTTTGGAGGTGACCCAGGTTCTCTGATTCATTTAACCATTACTAATGTTGATGCGACTACAATGGAGGTGATTATTGAGTCAGCTGATGCAGATCCTGTTGATCTCTTAATAGTAAACGCAGGAAGTGGAGCAACTGTCTCTGCGGAAGATTTCTCTGTACCTGGTCAAATAAGAAGAACATTGACATGGGGTACGCCGCCTCCCACTAATGTTTCGCTAAACGTATTGTGGAGCAAGGTTTCATTTGGAGGAAACTGGCAATTGAGTCAAGGAGATATCATGGTTCCTTTTGCCGCAAGTTGTTCACCTGGTGGTTCTGGAACAGCTACACCTGATTACTGTAATACAGAAGTAACACATTTTGCAGGTGACCCGCCTTCTAGGATTCGTTTAACCATTTCTAATGTTGATGCATCGACAATGGAAGTTATCATTGAATCAGCTGACGCAGATCCTGTTGATCTCTTAATAGTGAATGGAGGAAGTGGCGCAACCATCTCTGCAGAAGATTTCTCTGTTCCTGGTCAAATAAGAAGAACATTGACTTGGGGTACGCCCCCAGCTAATGTTTCGCTAAACCTATTGTGGAGCAAGGTTTCATTTGGAGGAAACTGGCAATTAGGCGTAGGAGATATCACTGTTCCTTTTGATGCAGATTGCTCCTCAGCAGGCCCTATCCCATTGGATCTTCCCCTAACCTTTGACGATTCCAATATTAATTACAACCTTCTTGATTTTGCAGGAGCTATATCCCAAATTGTTGTAGATCCTACCAACCCTACCAACATGGTTGTAGAAACGTCAAAAGTTGCTCCTGCTCTATCTTTTGCAGGAACTATTGCTGGTGCAAATGGACTGGCTACTCCTATTCCATTTACAGCAAATAGCACCAAAATGACTGTTCGTGTTTGGTCTCCATCCGTAGGAATTCCAGTGCTTTTGAAGGTAGAAAATTCAGCCAATGGCGGTATCAGCTCAGAAGTTATCGCAGTTACCACTGTAGCGAAGGCATGGGAAACATTGGAATTTGATTTCAGTAACGGCGCACCTGCACTCAACACCAATAACATCTATGATAAGGTTGTCATTTTCTTCGACTTTGGAACTACTTATACAAGCAGTTGTGAAACTTGTTACGATGGTATTCAAAATGGAGATGAAACAGGTATTGATTGTGGTGGCACTAACCCAAATTGTATTGCTTGTACAAGCATCGTTGTGAACCAAGTGATAGGCATTTCTCCATACAATGCTTTAGGAACAGGTTCTATCTTTGTAACCGTAACAGCAGGTTCGCCAGACTGCAACTTGACTTATTCATGGACTGGTCCTGGTGGTTACACTGCTTCTACTGAAGATGCAACAGGTATCACAGTAGCAGGAGATTATACCCTCACTGCAACAGGTTGTAATGGCAATACAGCTTCGGTAACTGTTCCTGTAACCACACGCCCAACAGGAAGAGGTAGAAAAGCATCCATCGTTTCAGATGCTATTTTCAATGTTACTCCAAACCCATTTACCCAAGAAACATTGATTAGCTTCAATGTCGCCATTGAAGGAGAGGTAAGTTTGAACGTATATGACATTGCAGGCAGAAACATAGCCACACTCTTCAACGGCAGTGTAGAAGCAGAACAAAACTACCAATTCCAATTCGGTAAAAATTTACCTGTCGGAACATATATTGCAGCTTTGACAGCCGCTTCTGGTGATGTGAGACACATCAAATTGGTATTGACCCACTAA
- a CDS encoding gliding motility-associated C-terminal domain-containing protein: protein MKKYILEALSFFLFIKNKAKKIHPLWDFTKAATFLIFFNTLPISAQFQLNGNTTSLGGDCYRLTDTFNWELSSLFSTNQIDLNQSFEIQTEMLFGVKDGADGMTFLLQSQGNTALGLGGGGIGYETITPSVIVEFDTYQNNSAGEGLNNDPVQDHVAVLTNGSPIHTGTNYTTVGNIEDLTYHDVRIIWNAASTNLLVYLDCVEVINYTNDIVTNIFGGSGNVYWGFTASTGGQNNRHEVCIISTNFFDPLEDQIICDGETIAIGLDDIPTYTYSWTPTTGLDNAAISNPMASPTTTTNYILNITDDCGNVRTDDVTVTVTPKPVITLSNQAILCPSESFVTLDATIAGGSYVWSTNAVTPSINATSVGVYTVTVSDAGGCTNTQAVTVTMPDISMDLGLNQTLCQNETITLDATPTGTDVAAPTYLWSDSSTDPTLVVSTQGTYTVNVTNGSCVLTDAITILYNPLPNFDLGANLTLCPSETATLNATPTGGTAPTYLWQDASTNATFTVTTAGTYTVTVTDLGCSKTDQITVTYNQLPNVDLGGDQTFCIGNVETLSAVPSNAVAPTYEWQDGSTNPTFDVSVAGTYAVTVTDQGCVSTDQVEITFNANPGLNFGPDFTVCGTSTVVLNPLSADSFVWQDGSTNPSYTVEFPGGTYSVTVTVNGCQASDEINIDYAPIPPIDLGPDVTICQDQSYTINAPFSDSYEWQDGSTNSTFTATQTGLYTVEITIGDCSNTDDIMVNVTPLPNVNLGPDVTLCEGETLTLAAPAGASYQWQDGSVNSTFTVTQAGTYSVIATANGCSNSDEITVNYTSLPVLDLGADITLCEGETTTLTAPIADTYQWQNGATIISTTSSIEVSEAGIYSLMITSNNCSSSDQIEVVYNTLPSIDLGEDVTLCEGQTTTLAAPTADSYEWQDGSTNPTFQVSQAGIYSVTITTNNCSSSDQIEAFYNLLPDISLGENLTLCEGESTTLDATPDNSADLGTITYEWQDGSTNPTFAVGESGTFSVTVTSNGCQSTDNVTINFDTLPSIDLGEDQTLCEGETLILNATLVGGIYEWQDGSTNPTFEVSEAGTYSVVVTLNSCILEGSIIIDYQALPIFDLGADQTICEGETLTLDATTANATYEWQDGSTNPTFEVSETGDFEVMVTANGCTSTDIVSISVTPLPIFNLGADITLCEGQTTTLDATPDNAASFNNITYEWQDGSTNPTFESTQSGTYTVIVTADNCVSSDEIVVTVDAAGIIDLGTDLTLCEGETFTLDATTPNATYEWQDGSTNPTFEVIQAGSYSVTVNTDGCLLLGSIDVTYSPQPAIDLGVNQTLCEGETLTLNATIPNATYEWQDGSTNPTFEVTQSGTYSVIVSVNNCLVSDDIEVIVNPLPIIDLGADVTVCEGETTTLTAPIADSYLWNNNMTTRSIVVNQAGIYSVTATTNNCSSSDEIEVFVNPAPAVNLGGDVTLCEGENFTLDATFAGATYEWQDGSTNPTFNVSEAGTYSVIVSVGDCSSSDEIVINFDNAGTVNLGADATLCEGETLQLNATTPNATYEWQDGSTNPTFNVNQAGTYSVTVTIAGGCILLGSIDVAYSPQPTVDLGADLVFCEGESRILDATIGGATYEWQDGSTNPTFEVTASGVYEVVVSVGNCSASDGVTANVTSLPIVDLGADLELCEGDTATLTAANADTYLWNNNETTSSIEVAQSGIYTVTASTDGCSSSDEIAVVFNALPVVNLGADLNICSGETVTLDATFEGATYEWQDGSTNPTFEVTLAGTYSVIVTTNGCSSSDEVVINFDDAGTVDLGADATLCEGETLVLDATTANAAYEWQDGSVNPTFEVTASGIYSVTVSIGACELVGSIEVDYVPQPSVDLGADLAFCEGETTTLDATFAGATYEWQDGSINPTFEVTASGIYAVTVTVGNCVATDELTAMASAVPTVDLGEDVSLCGVENFPLVAPIADAYIWSTGDTNGSIDVLQSGIYTVTVTNGICSNTDEISVSLDALPTVDLGGTILLCGGLAVVLDATQTAANTTYEWQDGSTNPTFELNTSGTYSVTVTVGDCSVSDSVEVTLEENPTIDLGMDTVLCTGQTLLLTAPLADSYLWQDGSTNAAFEVTEAGTYSVETQSEDCLLTGSIDVTYAVVPTVDLGADIAICEGESVVLEGIVSDVFSFQWLEIGATTPTLEVTESGIYTLQVFSENPACAVASDNVEVRVEVCEEDPGFQMVVPTAFSPNGDGNNDQFSIFSNMPLLSVETRIYNRWGKLVFTSMDANEAWDGSVDGEIQPIGVYVYYVLAEYDEDGFTKQILRKGNVSLVR from the coding sequence ATGAAAAAATACATACTCGAAGCATTGTCGTTTTTCCTTTTTATAAAAAACAAAGCAAAAAAGATACATCCATTGTGGGATTTTACGAAAGCAGCCACCTTTCTTATTTTCTTCAATACTCTCCCAATTTCAGCTCAATTTCAACTCAACGGAAACACAACCAGCTTAGGTGGAGATTGTTACCGTTTGACCGATACCTTCAATTGGGAACTGAGTTCCCTGTTTAGTACTAACCAGATTGACCTCAATCAATCCTTTGAAATTCAAACCGAAATGCTCTTTGGAGTCAAAGATGGAGCAGATGGAATGACCTTCTTATTGCAGTCGCAAGGAAACACCGCTTTAGGTCTTGGAGGAGGAGGAATAGGTTATGAAACCATCACTCCTTCTGTCATTGTAGAATTTGATACCTACCAAAACAACAGTGCAGGAGAAGGACTCAACAACGATCCCGTACAAGACCACGTTGCCGTTTTGACCAATGGATCTCCCATACATACTGGTACAAACTATACCACCGTAGGCAATATCGAAGATCTTACCTACCATGATGTAAGAATCATTTGGAATGCCGCTTCCACCAACCTGCTCGTTTATCTCGATTGTGTGGAAGTCATCAACTACACGAATGACATTGTAACCAATATTTTTGGAGGCAGTGGTAATGTTTATTGGGGATTTACCGCCAGCACAGGAGGACAAAACAACCGACACGAAGTTTGTATTATATCCACTAATTTTTTCGATCCATTAGAAGACCAAATAATCTGTGATGGCGAAACCATTGCCATAGGGTTAGATGATATTCCCACCTATACATACAGTTGGACACCCACTACAGGCTTAGACAATGCCGCCATCTCCAATCCAATGGCCTCTCCAACTACCACCACCAATTATATCCTCAACATTACAGATGACTGTGGAAATGTACGTACAGACGATGTGACCGTAACTGTTACCCCTAAACCAGTCATCACTCTAAGCAATCAAGCCATTTTATGCCCCAGTGAATCGTTCGTCACTTTGGATGCAACAATTGCAGGAGGTTCTTATGTATGGTCAACAAACGCCGTCACCCCCAGTATAAATGCCACGAGTGTAGGAGTTTACACTGTAACAGTTAGCGATGCAGGTGGATGCACCAACACCCAAGCCGTTACAGTTACGATGCCCGACATTTCTATGGATTTGGGACTGAATCAAACACTTTGTCAAAACGAAACCATTACTTTAGACGCTACTCCAACGGGAACAGATGTAGCTGCCCCCACTTATTTATGGTCAGATAGCTCGACCGATCCCACTTTAGTAGTTAGCACACAAGGCACCTATACCGTCAATGTAACCAATGGATCATGTGTTTTGACCGATGCAATTACGATACTATACAATCCTCTACCCAATTTCGATTTAGGTGCAAATCTAACGCTATGCCCTAGTGAAACCGCCACACTCAATGCTACTCCAACAGGCGGCACTGCACCAACCTACCTTTGGCAAGACGCATCCACAAATGCAACGTTTACAGTAACAACAGCAGGCACTTACACTGTCACAGTCACGGATTTGGGTTGTAGCAAAACCGACCAGATTACTGTCACTTACAACCAATTACCCAATGTGGATTTAGGAGGTGACCAAACATTTTGTATTGGCAATGTCGAAACATTATCAGCTGTTCCCTCCAATGCAGTTGCACCAACCTACGAATGGCAAGACGGTTCAACCAATCCTACCTTCGATGTAAGTGTGGCAGGAACGTATGCTGTCACTGTTACCGACCAAGGTTGTGTTTCAACAGACCAAGTAGAAATTACCTTCAATGCCAATCCAGGACTTAACTTTGGCCCCGATTTCACAGTTTGTGGTACCTCAACTGTAGTATTGAATCCTTTGAGTGCCGACTCTTTTGTTTGGCAGGATGGTTCAACAAATCCTTCTTATACTGTCGAATTTCCAGGAGGCACCTATTCTGTTACCGTTACTGTCAATGGCTGTCAGGCTTCTGATGAAATCAACATTGATTATGCTCCTATTCCCCCCATTGACTTAGGTCCTGATGTAACAATTTGTCAAGATCAAAGTTATACCATCAATGCTCCCTTTTCTGATTCCTATGAATGGCAAGATGGCTCGACCAATTCAACCTTTACGGCTACTCAAACTGGACTGTACACCGTAGAAATAACTATTGGCGATTGCAGCAATACCGATGATATTATGGTCAATGTCACTCCCCTTCCCAATGTCAATTTAGGTCCAGATGTGACCCTTTGTGAAGGTGAAACACTGACCCTTGCAGCACCCGCAGGAGCAAGTTATCAATGGCAAGATGGTTCAGTCAATTCTACTTTTACAGTGACGCAAGCAGGCACTTATAGCGTGATTGCTACTGCAAATGGTTGTAGCAATTCAGATGAAATCACGGTAAATTATACTTCGCTGCCTGTACTCGATTTGGGCGCAGACATCACACTTTGTGAAGGTGAAACTACCACACTAACTGCTCCAATTGCAGATACTTACCAATGGCAAAATGGTGCGACCATCATTTCTACCACTTCAAGTATTGAAGTAAGTGAAGCGGGTATTTATAGCCTTATGATTACAAGCAACAATTGCAGTAGTTCAGACCAAATTGAAGTAGTTTACAATACTTTGCCAAGCATTGACTTAGGTGAAGATGTAACCCTTTGTGAAGGCCAAACCACCACTTTGGCTGCTCCAACGGCTGATAGTTACGAGTGGCAAGATGGTTCGACCAATCCTACTTTTCAAGTGAGCCAAGCAGGTATATACAGTGTCACGATTACGACCAACAATTGCAGCAGTTCAGACCAAATTGAAGCTTTTTACAATCTTTTACCCGACATCAGTTTGGGTGAAAATCTAACCCTTTGTGAAGGAGAAAGCACTACTTTGGATGCTACTCCCGACAATTCGGCCGACTTAGGCACAATTACTTATGAGTGGCAAGACGGTTCAACCAACCCAACTTTTGCAGTAGGCGAAAGCGGTACTTTTTCGGTAACAGTTACCTCTAACGGTTGCCAAAGTACAGACAATGTTACCATCAATTTCGATACGCTTCCTTCCATTGATTTGGGCGAAGATCAAACACTTTGTGAAGGGGAAACGCTGATATTGAACGCTACTTTGGTAGGAGGTATATATGAATGGCAAGATGGCTCAACCAATCCTACTTTTGAAGTGAGCGAAGCAGGCACTTATTCGGTTGTCGTTACACTAAATTCTTGCATTTTAGAAGGCAGTATTATCATTGATTACCAAGCTCTTCCCATTTTTGACTTGGGCGCAGACCAAACGATTTGTGAAGGAGAAACACTTACTTTGGATGCAACGACTGCAAATGCAACTTATGAATGGCAGGATGGTTCGACCAATCCTACTTTTGAAGTCAGCGAAACAGGTGATTTTGAGGTGATGGTTACTGCAAATGGATGTACTTCAACGGATATTGTGAGTATCTCCGTTACTCCATTGCCTATCTTCAATTTAGGGGCAGATATTACCCTTTGTGAAGGCCAAACGACTACACTGGATGCTACTCCTGACAATGCGGCTTCCTTCAATAACATCACCTACGAATGGCAAGATGGCTCGACCAATCCTACTTTTGAATCAACACAATCAGGTACTTATACAGTGATTGTTACAGCGGATAACTGCGTAAGTAGTGATGAAATTGTGGTAACAGTGGATGCAGCAGGCATCATAGATTTGGGAACAGATTTGACATTGTGCGAAGGCGAAACTTTTACCTTGGATGCCACAACACCCAATGCAACCTACGAATGGCAGGACGGTTCGACCAATCCTACGTTTGAAGTAATACAGGCAGGTAGCTATTCGGTGACTGTGAATACAGATGGTTGTTTGTTGTTGGGCAGTATTGATGTCACCTATTCACCACAACCTGCAATTGACTTGGGCGTAAATCAAACCTTGTGCGAAGGCGAAACCCTTACACTCAACGCTACAATTCCCAATGCGACCTACGAATGGCAAGATGGTTCGACCAATCCGACTTTTGAAGTGACACAATCGGGTACTTATTCTGTTATTGTTTCGGTCAATAACTGCTTGGTCAGTGATGACATTGAAGTAATTGTCAATCCATTGCCTATAATTGATTTAGGCGCAGATGTCACCGTTTGCGAAGGTGAAACTACAACGCTTACTGCTCCGATTGCAGACAGCTACCTTTGGAACAATAATATGACGACTCGCAGCATTGTGGTCAATCAAGCAGGTATTTACAGCGTGACAGCAACGACCAACAATTGTAGCAGTTCGGATGAAATTGAGGTTTTTGTGAACCCAGCTCCTGCAGTAAATTTAGGTGGAGATGTGACGCTTTGTGAAGGTGAAAATTTTACCTTAGACGCTACTTTTGCGGGGGCAACGTATGAATGGCAAGATGGTTCGACCAATCCGACCTTCAATGTAAGCGAAGCGGGCACATATTCGGTGATTGTTTCGGTGGGCGATTGCAGCAGTTCAGATGAGATTGTGATTAATTTTGACAATGCTGGAACGGTAAATTTGGGTGCGGATGCTACACTTTGCGAGGGTGAAACACTTCAATTGAATGCTACAACGCCCAATGCGACTTATGAATGGCAAGATGGCTCGACCAATCCGACCTTCAATGTGAATCAAGCAGGTACATATTCGGTAACGGTTACGATTGCAGGCGGTTGCATTTTGTTAGGCAGTATTGATGTGGCATATTCGCCACAACCTACGGTGGATTTGGGCGCAGATTTGGTATTTTGTGAAGGTGAAAGCAGAATTTTGGATGCAACTATTGGAGGGGCAACTTATGAATGGCAGGATGGCTCTACGAATCCAACATTTGAAGTGACAGCCTCGGGTGTATATGAGGTGGTTGTTTCGGTTGGAAATTGCAGTGCGAGTGATGGAGTCACTGCAAATGTAACATCTTTACCTATCGTAGATTTGGGCGCAGATTTGGAACTTTGCGAAGGTGACACGGCTACCCTGACTGCTGCTAATGCAGACACTTATCTTTGGAACAATAACGAAACGACTTCAAGCATTGAAGTGGCGCAATCGGGTATTTATACAGTGACGGCTTCGACTGATGGTTGCAGCAGTTCGGACGAAATTGCAGTGGTTTTCAATGCACTTCCTGTGGTCAATTTGGGAGCGGATTTGAATATTTGTAGTGGAGAAACGGTGACTTTGGATGCGACTTTTGAAGGGGCAACTTACGAATGGCAAGATGGTTCTACCAATCCAACTTTTGAAGTGACCTTGGCGGGAACGTACTCTGTGATAGTGACTACAAACGGTTGTAGTAGTTCGGATGAGGTAGTTATCAATTTTGACGATGCGGGAACAGTCGATTTAGGAGCTGATGCTACACTTTGCGAGGGGGAAACCTTGGTCTTGGATGCGACTACAGCAAATGCAGCGTATGAATGGCAAGATGGCTCGGTGAATCCTACTTTTGAAGTGACGGCTTCGGGGATTTATTCAGTGACCGTCAGCATTGGAGCGTGTGAATTGGTGGGCAGCATTGAAGTGGATTATGTACCGCAACCTTCAGTGGATTTGGGCGCAGATTTGGCATTTTGCGAAGGAGAAACGACTACATTGGATGCAACTTTTGCTGGGGCAACTTACGAATGGCAAGATGGTTCAATCAATCCGACTTTTGAAGTAACAGCTTCAGGTATATATGCGGTAACGGTAACGGTGGGAAATTGTGTGGCAACGGATGAATTGACTGCAATGGCTTCGGCGGTTCCTACGGTGGATTTGGGTGAGGATGTTTCACTTTGTGGAGTGGAGAATTTCCCTTTGGTTGCACCAATAGCGGATGCGTATATTTGGAGTACTGGCGATACAAATGGTAGTATTGACGTTTTACAATCAGGCATTTACACAGTGACAGTAACCAATGGTATTTGCAGCAATACGGATGAAATTTCGGTGTCTTTGGATGCACTTCCTACGGTGGATTTAGGCGGCACGATTTTGCTTTGTGGGGGTTTGGCTGTAGTATTGGATGCCACACAAACTGCTGCAAATACGACCTATGAATGGCAGGATGGCTCTACGAATCCTACGTTTGAACTGAATACATCGGGTACGTACTCGGTAACAGTAACGGTTGGCGATTGCAGTGTGAGTGATTCGGTGGAGGTGACTTTGGAGGAAAATCCTACGATTGATTTGGGAATGGATACGGTACTTTGTACGGGTCAAACTTTGTTGTTGACTGCACCTTTGGCAGATTCGTATTTGTGGCAAGATGGCTCTACAAATGCTGCTTTTGAAGTGACGGAAGCTGGCACTTATTCGGTTGAAACGCAGTCGGAGGATTGCCTTTTGACAGGCAGCATTGATGTGACGTATGCGGTTGTACCGACGGTGGACTTAGGTGCGGATATTGCGATTTGTGAAGGGGAAAGTGTTGTTTTGGAAGGCATTGTATCAGATGTATTTTCGTTTCAATGGCTGGAAATTGGTGCGACTACCCCTACTTTGGAGGTGACGGAATCGGGCATTTATACTTTGCAGGTGTTCAGCGAAAATCCTGCTTGTGCCGTAGCTTCTGATAATGTGGAGGTAAGGGTTGAGGTTTGTGAAGAAGATCCTGGTTTTCAGATGGTGGTTCCGACTGCTTTTTCTCCAAACGGAGATGGTAACAACGACCAATTTTCTATTTTCTCGAATATGCCTTTGTTATCGGTTGAAACCAGAATTTACAACCGTTGGGGCAAATTGGTTTTTACTTCAATGGATGCAAATGAGGCCTGGGATGGGTCTGTAGATGGTGAAATTCAGCCGATTGGAGTATATGTATATTATGTGTTGGCTGAATACGATGAGGATGGTTTCACTAAACAGATTTTAAGGAAAGGAAATGTGAGTTTGGTGAGATAA